From one Lycium barbarum isolate Lr01 chromosome 6, ASM1917538v2, whole genome shotgun sequence genomic stretch:
- the LOC132644761 gene encoding uncharacterized protein LOC132644761, whose protein sequence is MGELETGRGPNQELGLIKAGDTRWGSHYKSFGNFISNFASIVDVLDALVVNASTPDERASASGFLRSCQTFETVFLLHLMTDVLGITYDLNVSLQKKEQDIANAMILVKVCKRRLQALRDNEWDPLLEKHSGWDSLKEKVETFCIKHKISLPNYDDPYANSGRSRRKVVDYTTLHHYRVDLFYKIIDWQLQELNERFN, encoded by the coding sequence ATGGGTGAGCTAGAAACGGGTAGAGGCCCGAATCAAGAACTTGGCCTTATTAAAGCCGGTGATACTCGTTGGGGATCTCACTACAAGTCGTTTGGAAACTTTATTAGTAACTTTGCCTCTATTGTTGATGTACTTGATGCTCTTGTTGTAAATGCAAGTACTCCGGATGAAAGAGCTAGTGCATCGGGATTTCTTAGAAGTTGTCAAACATTTGAGACTGTTTTCTTGTTGCATTTGATGACTGATGTTTTAGGAATCACATATGATCTTAATGTGTCATTACAAAAAAAGGAACAAGATATTGCAAATGCCATGATTCTTGTTAAGGTTTGCAAGAGAAGGTTGCAAGCTTTAAGAGATAATGAATGGGATCCTCTCTTAGAAAAGCATTCTGGATGGGATTCACTTAAAGAAAAGGTAGAAACTTTTTGTATCAAGCATAAAATTTCATTGCCTAATTATGATGATCCATATGCTAACTCTGGAAGATCACGACGTAAAGTAGTTGATTACACTACTTTGCATCATTACCGTGTGGATTTGTTTTATAAAATTATTGATTGGCAGCTACAAGAACTCAATGAGCGTTTCAATTAG
- the LOC132644762 gene encoding uncharacterized protein LOC132644762: protein MSEDLMREEQSIQVAFYKLDDKGKHEYSVRLNASIDVVRLLLNQGLALRGHDESESSLNKGNFLEVLSWYADKCDQIQPYVLGKAPKNNKMTSHDIQKDIVSACKIETIKAITEDLNGDYFSLLVDESRDVSHKEQMAICLRYVDKRGFVMEAFIGLVHVKETSALSLKKAIVDVLAHHYLTLSYVRGQCYDGSSNKQGELGGLKTLIKQESRSAHSVHCFAHQLQLTLVAVSKKCVQVGELILLVSNV from the coding sequence ATGAGTGAAGATCTAATGCGAGAAGAACAATCCATTCAGGTTGCATTTTACAAGTTGGATGATAAAGGTAAGCATGAATATTCGGTTCGCTTAAATGCTTCAATCGATGTGGTACGACTTCTCTTGAATCAAGGTTTGGCACTTCGCGGTCATGATGAGAGTGAATCGTCATTGAACAAAGGTAATTTTCTTGAAGTTCTTTCATGGTACGCGGATAAATGTGATCAAATTCAACCTTATGTGTTAGGAAAAGCtccaaaaaataataaaatgactTCTCATGATATCCAGAAAGATATTGTGAGTGCTTGTAAGATTGAAACAATTAAGGCTATAACAGAGGACTTAAATGGTGACTACTTTTCTCTATTGGTTGATGAATCTAGAGATGTGTCACACAAAGAGCAAATGGCTATTTGTTTACGATATGTTGATAAAAGGGGATTTGTGATGGAGGCATTTATTGGACTTGTTCATGTTAAAGAAACTAGTGCGTTATCTCTAAAGAAAGCAATTGTGGATGTACTCGCTCACCATTATTTAACTTTATCTTATGTACGGGGGCAATGTTATGATGGGTCAAGCAATAAGCAAGGTGAGCTTGGTGGTCTTAAAACATTGATCAAACAAGAAAGTAGATCGGCTCATTCCGTTCATTGTTTTgctcatcaacttcaactaaCTCTTGTTGCGGTTTCTAAAAAGTGTGTTCAAGTGGGAGAACTTATACTCTTGGTTTCAAATGTTTGA
- the LOC132644763 gene encoding uncharacterized protein LOC132644763: MEKYFQKVPKKSLVSRSSQNQNQLGRDENANQAEIPSSHSSQRQEFDVNDLKADPTERTRILDYHPNIRDEVRRAYIKKGPCQPKDHKFPKTDISGIPRRFVSKWFDEFPDWLEYSTSADAAYCLPCYLFQGESIHQGGGNVFSTKGFKN; this comes from the coding sequence ATGGAGAAATATTTTCAGAAAGTACCAAAAAAAAGTTTGGTGTCTCGCTCTTCTCAGAATCAAAATCAACTAGGCCGAGATGAAAATGCCAACCAAGCAGAAATACCATCGTCTCACTCTTCTCAGAGACAAGAATTTGATGTAAATGATCTAAAGGCTGACCCGACCGAAAGAACTCGAATTTTGGATTATCATCCAAACATTCGTGATGAGGTAAGGAGGGCATACATTAAAAAAGGTCCTTGCCAACCTAAGGATCATAAGTTTCCTAAAACTGATATTTCTGGAATACCACGTCGTTTTGTTTCTAAATGGTTTGATGAATTTCCTGATTGGTTGGAATATAGTACAAGTGCAGATGCAGCTTATTGTTTGCCTTGTTATTTGTTTCAAGGTGAAAGCATTCATCAAGGTGGTGGTAATGTATTTTCGACTAAAGGGTTTAAAAATTAG